Below is a genomic region from Osmia bicornis bicornis chromosome 3, iOsmBic2.1, whole genome shotgun sequence.
atataaaaatcgCAGGCAAACGTAACTCTTCGAAAAGTTGGTATGTCGTTGGTGGCGTTGATATTTTGATAACGGCTCATTTAAAACGAAAAACTCAAACATATTTAGATTCAGTAGGACAGTGGCTCTCGCGCATTCTAtggatattaatatttcttgataaataaaaaaatggcggagatttagaaaaaaaaagaaaataatgaggTTTTTTTTCACTGATTTTGGCCccaaaaaatagtaaaaattaaaattttaatacggTTGTAGAATGCGCTGAAGATATTCATGTGTAGAATATGtggttaaaatttcataaggATCGGTTCAGTGACTGCGGAGAAATCACCACCGCCGGCCAAAGAAACGTAGTTTCGAGGAGTTATGTTTGCCTGCgatttttatgtataaatagtgttaaaaaaaataaataaaaaatgtttttatggACTTCGAGAGTGTATTTGTTAAGCTATATAAACTTTATATCAATATCTATAATAATACTTCcttaaaaaatttacaaaaatagcCCTTTTTTTGAGCATCTAAGTCAGAATGATCCCTTAATACATACTTCAGGGCAACACTTAAGTACATATATCTTTTTGGACgatccattttttttttttttttttttaatttttggtttcaaatgatttctatccattgatatttttcacctcaaattgttttcaaatttatcaTTCATGGAATGCACTGGGTACACGAAGCTTGTGGCATTCATGAGTCAGCATTGTCTAAAGGGACATAAAAATCTACGCTGACGCGACGCGATGAAAATAGTATTCGCGAAATTTACATTTGTCAGGTGCTCACCTGTTACGCATACAATCGGCGCATGTGTTGCTTCCATGAACGTGATTTGTTTGCAGGATTGTTCGGTTGCTCGTTACGCAACCCTAATTGCGCACTGTAACAGCCCGTATGCCCGGTTAATTACGACAATAATGTCGTCGTCGAAAAAGGGCCTTTGATGGCCTGAAAATATTTGGAACGTGAAAATCCAAAGGGGACAATATGTGATTAACGAACATGCTTGTAATATGGTTACAAGTATTGCTGACATCTGATGCAATGAAGTAATGTTTGTTGGAAGAATTTCTTGATTGTATTTCCATCAAATGCTTTCAGATTGAATATTATATGAAGTTTTGATATTAACGTATTGATTGCTATTGGAGCTGTTTGTGATTGGCGTTTGAGAGTTGAATTTAATCAAGTAATTGTTAGGTTATAAGGTATCAAATGgttgattttgaaatatagacagagtctgatttgatttgatgacagaaaagtaatgtaaaatattacgtgtggtatatcaatttaaagcttcaAGTTGGACGAAAATAATTACTCAAAAGTTTTgtcgatatttttaatacagaATGGCTAATTCTTTATTGGAGCAATCAGTGAATTGACCAATTTATATTAACgctattcaaaattatttttttttctcttcaatTATTTGAGTAATATCAATTCTATGATGCTGATTATTAGAAACTTTCACTGCaattaatgttttaataataataatatttatattattatgaaATCAAAGAATTGGAACGAAGTCCTTCCAAATGGAATATATATTCACATTTCATCAATTATTAGtgtacaattaataatctAAAATCAGGATTAGATAATACTGCatttgttcaaaattttttttattccaatATTTTACATTAACATATTACTTAAATCCTACatcttataatattttaaaacacccttgtatattttaatagcaaaaaagaaatactATATAAGTTCGTAGACATGGCAGGATTGTTCGGAATCAAGCTCAATTCAGAAATAGTCTATATCATACGTAACTGACTATGTGCTGCAATCAGTAAAGTTAACGAAGACGTTGAATTTGGTGGCACTCGAAGAGTGATGCTACCCTTTGATGATCCTAAACTGTTTGATTCGTTGCACACCACTGCGTAACTTCCAACCGCGTTTCTTGCACTCACGTAGTGGATGATTGCTgtagaaaaatgtttatttacaaatttttctttaccaAATATCTTGCCTTGTACATCGCGAAAACAGTGCTGTTTGTGttctatacattttttaaaacgaacGATGGTTATCTTTAGTTGTTTGTTTAACTTGTTAACAATAAATAAAGGACAtattgaatataataatttctttaatagGAAATTTATGACTCTAATAcctaattttatgaaaatgttATTTGGAAGAcatgattaaaattattgaaataatactgATTAGTAAATTCACAGAAAAATTCAtagataattcataattaaattcGTGGGAAATTGGAATATAAAGTGAGATATGAAACTTTACCATTAGAAACGCTTAGATTCAAAGTTGTGCTTTGAACCATATTGGTTGGATTTTCAAATTCCACAACTCGAcggaaaataatttcatccgAGTAACGTTGACCGGCACTAAAGTCTCCAATGAAGCCTGCTCCACGATCGTCACccttttatttaaacaaagagaaaaatccagtaaaaatttctatttggAGAGAAATGAAATGGTATATGTAGCTTGAAAGAGATACACTTTTTCTCTGAAACATTCACcttcataaattaattttatctctctttttcctctaattgaaaatgtatttgtacgaaatttacaaatttcttttaatttctcatttttttatgaatttgcaatttaaaaatttcacaacATCTAATATTCAGTTCACGAAAATTTAAAACTGATCATTATTTTTcgttataaaaatgtttttttattcaataatataGATGATTGTAAATTTTAGGTGATagatttttaaatagaaaaattaaaatcataaaGTATTTACAGCTGTCATTTGACAGAAACTTGTTAAAATCTTAGTCTTTATTATcttcgttaaaaaaacatttatttcatagtatatagtaaaaaaatgttaaagtttCTTACCAATTTCGTTTGTGTTACGCCGTCACTGCTGGTGAATTCCAATCGAATATTCTTGTACTTGGAAATATCGACAGCAGAGGAGACTTGAAGCAGGGCCAGGGCCACGAAGAGGATACTAACAATCGAAGGAAACATTTCGAACGATTCGGCTGTAACTGTGACTGTGCCATCGAGGAGGTGCACGTCTCTTTTATAGACCGACCCGAAAGTCCGTCAAGGTGAACGTGACTTATCTGAACGGTTCTTTTGTGATTTCTCCATTGGCTCCTATCATGTTCATCCTCTTGGAATACAAATAAGGGAAATGCTCCCGCGTACAATAGCACGTACTTACGTTATTCCTCTCACGACGAAAACGACCCTGAACGATGAATTTTGTTTTGACTTCTTCATCCTAGAATctagaaaattataatatcatTCTGATAACGTCTCTGtaaaaacaatgaaatattttgtataagCTTTCCTTGgagattttcaattttgttaacTATAATctcaatttatattaaaaataaaagttactTTGTTAAGGGGTTGATATTCatttgtttataaattttgcTTTTTGGATACTCTAGTGCTcaatatttgtttattaagTTTTCTCGagggtgaaatttttcttcgtaGAAATCCTCAACTTGTTAATTAAATCTAaattcaaagggttaatacttgttaaaaataattttatcgcaattttaaattttactaaCTCGAAGGAAGGATATTGCACTTGAAAATCAGCATTCCTTGGCTTCAGTTCTCATGATGTTACAATATGCTGGCCATTCCAGTTTCAGGAAAAACAGCCTGAATATGTTCGTATTGTCCTCGACTTTCTTGACTCTATGGCGCGGTCAGCACCCCGACATAAATTACTTCAACTTGAGTAATGAATGTCAGCAACGTTCGGGGTTTGTTTAGAAAGCATCTGGTTTTCATCGTGGAACTTCAAACTCTACAAATATCCAAAGAAAATTTCATGGGTCTGCCATGTACATTTACTCAAAAGGGAAAACTGAACAATCGAGTGTCTGACATTAGAATTTCGGAAAAAGAATTCTAAtctaattttcaattcttGTGTAGTtgatgttaaaaaataaaaattgttgcaTCTAATTTTAGTAGGAATATTTTGGTATATGAAATTTTGGTtctgggtcacgattgacccgtTCAAGGGTCACTTTTCTATGTGTCTAACGATTCAAGTTCTGTCTGCCAACTTTCTTGGTTGTTCAAACAACTAGGTTAACTACTATGCGGAAGTCAGAGCCCCTTTTCCGGAAGCCAGCTGCTTCCACgaggaagtttttaataatGTGATTAGCGCACCCTTTTAAGGTACAGGCGTTCTTAACTTCATCATTTATTCCTTCTAAGTTGCCCGTTCATCTTTTGGACCAATATCCAACTGCGTTTTGCGTTGAGCCTGTCGAGGTTTCTCTTGAATTGATTAATAATCGTGATTATAATTTGCCTTCCTCGAGTACTTCTTGTTTTGCAAGGTTTCGCGAACTTCGTTCTGTTCCTTTAATCTTGATATTAATGATTGTAATCGTgcttgaaataataattaagttCCGAGTCTTCGGAGTATAATTAACTATTAAGTCTTTAAGATCGTGGATAATGTCTTGgggatattttaattaacgtctgataattaaaaacatggataatgaaaattaatgtttgtttttttgtttatttttatatgtggattgtaattttaataataaaatttaaacgaTAACACGAATACAGTTCactgatattttttttatgaaatagaCAATCAAAAATTTCTATCGTTTCGTGGAATTGAACAGTTTGATTCAAATCGTATTGAACTAAACTCGTGCAGTATAAAATGTTGTTTTTATCGTATTTTCCTGTctcttttaaatttaaataaaattcgtgTATAGAtgaatttgtttatttttcatcggAGAAGTATTAAAGCAACGATTAAATAAAGTTCagtttatttcttcttttattaacCTCAATGCTCTGAATGCAGAGTCATTTTGAATACACTCAAGGTTTATTAGTTgatttgtttctttaaaaCGACACTTTCATTCAGATGGCATTTTCATGTTTCGAGTTAGTTTCAAACTGGCAATGGTAATACAATAATGCAAGTTATTGATTCAGCAAACAGTTGTATTTTAACctttactattatatatattttaataacgaAGCTACAGTGTGAGAAATGTGATATTCTATTGTTCACAGAAAGTTATAATTGAAATACATGAAATGGGAAGTGACAAATATTCTAGCCTCGTTTTGGGCACTTTCGAAacacaattttattttgagaTACACGCTATGAACATTcactttcaaatttttaatattcagcattcctttttttaattttatcattccTTTTTTCTTGCAATAGTTTTGTgcacaattataattttctcttgTATCATTTTTACAATCTCAGGAAAGTTTATTGACATGTATATTTTAACAGAAACCTGCAAAGAAAAATTTCCGCTTGAGATACAAGTATTCTGAGCTTCCAACGTTTCTCTCTTCGTTAACGTTATAGGAAAACGATGAAGTAGCGAAACACTCGCAATGAAAAAGTTTCCATTgcatttctcttcttttattcctttttatcGTTTAGAATATTCTAAAGAAGAGCTTCtagtatttaaatatttccacCACTCGTACCTTCTTATTTCGTTTATCACTTTTTTAATTGAcgtatgaaaatatttctcatCGATAGATGCTATAATTTATTTAGCCTGATTCATATTTCAGTTATGAAATTGATGACttcatttagaaaattaacgaagaatggataaaataaaatacctcAGATATGTATGTGTTTATGAAAGATACGCTAATGATTGCGTAAACAAAAGAGAAGGTAAtcgtaataaatattttcactgACGTTGCTTGATTTTCTTTGAATTGTGCATTCTTACACGGTGAATGaagatataattttatatttataaaaagagGGACTGAATGTATAAATATGAATTAGTTTCTTCCTGTTTATTCTTCATACACGATTTATAAGTTAAAAATCAGTgtgataatttataaattatattaaaagaaaaaaatgaaaaattattctgcattagaagaataaagaaaagtaTTAACGATTCAAATTCAAATATCTACAAAACCTattatttctataacttaaaaattatttttcatttaaactcAACGCATTAACTACATAAGTAACTGTATTTCATACGACTTACGGTAATCTAATGGATTTTGGATGTTTCTCactttatattctatttttctttcactaCGTTAGACACCTTTTCACGTGTTAAAGGGGGAcgctgaaaaaaaaaagagagaagatAAGAGTGCACCAGTTTTACCATGCTATCCTTTATATCAAACTTTCACGAACGTTTTCTGAAATTGTAAAAAGGAATGAAACTGTAGAGGCACAGTACCGTCGCTTCCTCTACCATCAACGTCAACATCATTATTCGAATACTTTCAGCGGCATCAGAGTTCCACGATCCGGATCGATCGATTCCACGTGACTAAATCATCGCCACGCGCTCAATGGGGGCACACGGGGGTGGTTAAGGAGTCGCGAAACTCTAAGGGATGATCACTAATGGGCGGGGGCGCAACAGTTGCGTGGGTGGATGCGCGTTTGATGAGGGAGTGGAATGGAAAGGTGGGAGCAAGACCGGAAGAGGGATGAGGGGCAAACGTAGAAGGGGGTTAGATCCCGGTACCCGTTGACGTGCCTCAGTATTCATCTGGTATCCACGCGGTGAACAACCCTATCCTCGGAATTTCGCGGTCGAAGCAGCTCGTTCCTCTCGTATTCCATCGGTGTCTTCGAGCTTCCTTTCGAATAAACTAAACGGCGCGATGTTCCCGTGAAAATTGATAAACATCCTGGAAAGAAGTCGTTTCGTTGGAAGTCGTCaatggtaaaagaaaaaaaaaaataaggaaaCGTGATTAAGTTGCCGAAGAAAATCGTGCAGGGCGTGTACGGTTGAAATTTCAACCTGCTTTCAACCTGTGTATCGTGATACATTCTTGAACGTAGCAATCCAATATATGGTATCGTGTTATATTTAATCTAGCacatataataattaaaaagaaaattcttctattttataaaatttattttgacaCTATGTTTTTTTAAAAGAGGATAAACGTTTTGCATAAATATGGTATTGTTGGATTAAAGTTGAgggatgaaatttaatgaatataTTGTAATCTCTCAAGAGTGTTTTGCAAATGGTAATTTACCGCGTTACACggttgttttttctttttactttgaataatttcatGGGGAAACGTAGTCAGAGAATAGTTATGTTTGCATTTCCCGCGCACGTGCACTGTTTTGAAAGCTCAGAAAGCCGGTAGGAATTTATTCTAAGCTTGTTACATGATTAAACCGTCAAAGCTACGATGCTTCCGTTAGTGCTTTCGTTGTTTTAATCGAATATTCTTCTGTTAAAGGTTGCTTTGTTCAGAcactttttctattttccaatACACGTTCCTTATAGATTTTCAAATCTGAAAATTGCTATTTTTTCTTCATTAGTCTTTATGTgtcagaattttaattaaacaaaggAATATTAATCtcttaaaaaaaatttcttaacACCTGAGGACCACAAGATAAAATAGTTtttcaaattgatattttttactattttataaataaattaagatacaatctaatacaaaatttcattattaaataaatataaaagattCCATTATTATTGcctataaaatatataaaaatttgaaaatactGAAGCTTGAggttctttaaaaaaaaagaagtcaCAACACTTTTATATTTTGGAAAAGCTTGAAAATTCAGGATTTTTCTTAAATCACTTTGAGTAGTTTTCATCGATCAGTTAGTTACGAAATAATGACCTAATTTATAGATGTGTGCCTTACGTGTTGGTGTGACGCGATTTTTCTTCGAGCACTGCCGAGAAGACCGTTGAACGATGTACGTATGTACATATTCTTCAAAGGGTTTCTTTCATCAAACACGCGTTGTTACGAATCCCTCGGTGAAAAGTTCAAAGTTCATCGTCGCATTAACAACGTAGTTTCCCTCGGTGTGAGCTATTAGATTGGAAACCCACCCGAATCCTCGCAATTATTCTGTCTCTTGATTGTGAAGCGCCCAACAAAGCTGTGAAAAATTCCATGAAATTGTTTTCAACGAGGTTTTGTTGTGATTCCAGTTTACTGTAAATTGTAAACGAAGCAAAATATAGCGTTTGGGTATCGATTGTTCTTTTGATTtgtaagtaaaatatttttttgataaatattatttaaatttaaaaatttctagtcCAATTATCagtttgttttcatttttattaaaaaatttatagttaaatgtatttttttattctgttGTTTCATTAGCATATAAACTTTTTCACGAAATTTAgaatggattaatgagttgcCAGTTCTCGTTGTCGTTAATCCACGAAGATAAACGAACAGATAAGTTTCGAGTGGCTGGTGAAAATTTAACGATCGTTGCGACAGCTCGCAAGTTAGCGATTTTAAGCAAGTTCATTCGAACGTTTGCTTCAAAACGACACGAATGGGTAATTAGTAAGTAGATTAACCGTATCATTAGTCAGACTTTTCGTACGCTTCGTTGACTACTTAATTGAAGGATCTCATTAGAATGGTATAACAATGAGATTCGTTACGATTCGTTATGATGAACTAGTTtcgcaaaagaaaaaaaacgaaTATGTATTTCGTTGCTGTGTACGTCGTTTACAATTCTTCTTTGATTTTTCCAAAAATGAAAACACTGAAATAGTGTTCATtcacattttcaaataattcaaaagATCAGTTTCTGCAATTTGtgtttgtaataattttcacCGGAAGTAAAGTTCATATTGAAGTTGTTTCAACCAGTGGTTTCAATTGTATATATCTAATAAACAACCAGCATGGTTTGTTGGTTTGTTTGTACAAACATTGTAATGTTGACAAAGTAATGTAAAATAGCACTTCAAAGCTTATACTTTAAAGAAAATGGCTATTTAAACCCTTCATTATTGTGTTCAATATAAAATGACTAgtaatgtatatttatatttaatgacAAATGAGAATGAATACATTTATAGTAAATACAAATTCTACTCTATTATCGTGTTGCTTTGTTTCCTAATTAAACGACAAATACGAAACGCATAATTGAAACCAGAGACTCAGTGTACGAATTGATCAATTCGACAAATATCACGTATTCGTGATTTTGGTATTTGACCGCCAGTATTCCTTATTCCATTTCTAATGACggtttaaaaattgtaattttacaaatttatagaTACAATTTTCTCATCGTCAGTAAtcagtttttcaatttaaataggaatataaaattacaagagCCACATTGATACTgtagaattaatttattttttgttagaTATCAAATAATTGACTTGTAACTTGCAGAATTACCTTTGTAACATCATTTATCGAGTGCCTCATTAAATAGAAGACAGCGTTGATCgaacaatgaaaattattccGAATGTTTTTCTTTATGGCATCGATTGTTTGACGATTTCTATAGATGCAAATGTCTTCTATTTTCAAGCAGTGAGATGCATTCGGTGATAGGTTCGATCGTCGGATTATTTCTACGGAATAATGCCCCGGGGCTGTCAGGATTTTCAGCTGCCTTCGTTTAGGAATACGCAAACGATCACTCTCCGTCTGCTGAAAATTATATCCCTGAAACATGGGGAGATAATGGAACCGCTAAAACTAAATTGTCCCGCAAGAAATGAATGGGTCCCTCCTTTCTTTCCAACCCTCCGCGTTGCATCAATTATGGAGAATGCagttttctttgtttcctCGCATCTGCTACTTATAGAATGTACCGCTTGctgattaatttattaaatgatatttattaaatattttcttacgAATTTCGTTGAGCACCCTGTAGATATTAGTGAGCGTACTATTTCCTCGTTTTTCATTTATAGTTTCACGAAAAACGTCGATACAATCGAGCCACCAAATCATGTCATATTTACGAGAAACCATAAAAGCGAAAGCCACGCAGTAAATCTCCCTCTGTTAGtcaatatttcttatttcccTTGACTTTGCCGCAACATCCaaaagatataaataaatttcctcCTTCCCATCTATCATACACGTTTCAGAAATATCTCAACGTAcgtctttccttttcttcaaatttatttttattaacaattcaGAATATCTTTCGCTCGATTTCCCTCGCTTCAAGAATTCTCAAAATCGCCAGTGAATTCGCAGAATTTCGCGAACGGAAGTCTTTACATTCCACGCACGGTCACCCGAAATCTTCCGATTTCCTCTTCGAAAACATTTCCAACGAAACTGTCCATGGGTGTAATTGAATTTACACCAACCACCGTCCCTTTTCCACCGTTTCTTTGTGTCGTCGGTCAGCAGGAAAAGTGTTATATTCCGAGGAATAATTGCACGCGCACACGCGTCGCGttccattttcctttttttctccaCCTCTGTTTTTCATTTCGCTGACATTTTTTACACTTTCCCCTCAACTCGAACCTTTCGTAAGGAGAGACGCGTCGCGGCTTTAGCGttctcttctattttctttcctttttcctttttactaaCGAGCAACGACCGCGTAAGTGCTGAAACACGGCTTGAACATTTCACCATGCAAACTACTCGCGTTAAGCGCCACCGTCGACCTTTTGACCGGTTAAAAAGTGAAACGAACGATACGGGGGGAAAATGGATCATTCGACATCTGTTGAATCGGCCCTTAAATCGCGATGAAGCCTTCTTACGGTGATCCCTTCGAGCATCGTAAAATGTGGATGTGAAAAGTTTTTAGAGCCACTTGCGGTGTTTCACACTTTGAGAGGCACAGGCATAAATTCGTATCCTTCTACAAGTAGCATTTGTAAACTGAAAACAGTTTTCAACTTCTGTTatataaagtaattttttttGAATTCTTAAGACGAGCTTTGGAATTTTATACCGATGCACagtaataattgtttaaaaggAATATAATACTTCCATCTCTctaaaattaatcaaaataatggtaaatgaatgaaaaacCTATAATTATATCACTTTTGAACGTATAAACTccgttta
It encodes:
- the LOC114874306 gene encoding LOW QUALITY PROTEIN: uncharacterized protein LOC114874306 (The sequence of the model RefSeq protein was modified relative to this genomic sequence to represent the inferred CDS: deleted 2 bases in 1 codon): MGSSAGQIVYEAGDPDEEQEKQEHEVEHQQGVQEDEHDRSQWRNHKRTVQISHVHLDGLSGVYKRDVHLLDGTVTVTAESFEMFPSIVSILFVALALLQVSSAVDISKYKNIRLEFTSSDGVTQTKLGDDRGAGFIGDFSAGQRYSDEIIFRRVVEFENPTNMVQSTTLNLSVSNAIIHYVSARNAVGSYAVVCNESNSLGSSKGSITLRVPPNSTSSLTLLIAAHSQLRMI